GATTGCTTCTGTCTTTGCCGCTATCTTGTTTATACCGAGAATGTCAATGACAATAAACCTAGCAAAAATTGCTTCGGTTTCTTCAAAAGAAAAAATGGAGCTGTTTTTTAAACCCTATCTTGAAAAAGTATTGAAGTGGCCATGGAGCAAAATGGCTTTCTTCTTCTTCCTTTACGTCGCTGCAGGGCTTTTATGCTTCTACATAATACCCAAGGAATTTATGCCAAAAGTGGATGAAAGGCGTTTTGTGCTCAATATATCCATGCATCCTGATACTCCTCTTGAAATAACTAACGCGCTAACGAAGCGGGTAGAAGCTCTTATATCAAAATATCCGGAACTAAAGGATATGTCTGTGGGCATCGGATCTACAGGAGATGAACTTGGATCAGCGGCAATAGAATCTCTTTCCCAATCACAGTCGCGAATAACAGTAAATCTTAAAGACTCAGGTCTTTCAACGAACAAAATAGTTACCGAAATTGGTGAAGAAATAAAAAAATGGGATTTTAAAGACCTTTCTACGGAATTTATAACTGCTCAAGGGCTTTTTGGTTCTGGAATAGGCGCATCCGCTGGCTTGACCGTTGAAATTAAAGGTAAAGACCTTGGGAAACTCCGAGCAACTGCAGAAAGGATTGCCGAAAAAATGAACTCCTACCCGAATTTTTACGGAATAAGAATAAGGCCTTCTGCTTTGGTACCTGAACTTAGGTTCATCATTGAACGAGACCGGGCTTCAATGTTTGGATTGTCCACTCAGGATATTTCAAGCATGTTTTTGGCAGCTATTAAAGGATATGTCGCAACTAAACTAAAAACAAAAGACGAAGAGTTTGATATCAGGGTCCGGTTAAGGCCTCAGGACAGGGATACGATAGAAAAGGTCAGAGAAATGACAGCGTATTCGCCTTGGGGAATGACAATTAAAATGAAACAGCTGGGACAGGCTTTATTTGTTGAATCAAACCCCGAAATAAGGCGTTCCGAAGGAGAAAGAACTTATTCAGTTTCTGCCAATGTGAATGGCACTTTTGGAAATGGCGTAAAAAAATTGAAAGAAATACTTAACAGTTTGCCTCATCAAGAAGATGTATTAACTACTATTGGCGGCGAAATGCTGGCCCTTCAGGAATCTATGAAATCGTCTTTATTTGCAATAATTTTAGGGGTAATAATAATTTTTATGATTCTTGCGTCCCAGTTTGAATCGCTTGTTCAGCCGGTCATAGTTATGACATTAGTTCCCATAGGACTTATCGGAGCCGTTATATCTTTATTAGTCTGTTTTCAAAGCATCAACGCTATTTCAATGCTCGGTATAATAATGCTCATAGGTATGGTGGTAAGCATTTCAATAGTTCTTGTGGACCGGTATAATGCGCTTCATCAAGAAAAACCTGAAGAAAAAACCGAAGAATTGGTAGTGCATGGTACCGCGGCACACTTGAGGCCGATCCTTATGACCACTCTTACAACTATCCTGGGTCTTTCCCCTCTGGCACTTGGAATCGGGCAAACCGCAGGCGGAACATCAATGCCTGCTATGGCAATAGCAGTTATAGGCGGTTTATCCTTCGGCCTAGTTCTTGCCCTCTTTTTTGTCCC
This sequence is a window from Elusimicrobiota bacterium. Protein-coding genes within it:
- a CDS encoding efflux RND transporter permease subunit, with the translated sequence MNFLKLPVQRPVTTVMIFVGVCLLGLICWTRIPQELFPSLEYPQITIVTKYEGAGPEESENLISKLIEETVGTVKNVKRISSISREGTSIVSVEFRWGTNMNLAAMDIREKIDLIKDSLPRDSREPVVLKFNPLQSEAMIISVNYNTGETDPWKMAELRSFCKKNIKDELERLDGVAKVEIRGGEKKEILVEIDKGRLLAQQVSIIDMITALKESNITYPAGIIKEETYEYLVKTVGEFQTIDDIAALSFSKRETGLGKSKPKLRRIRNQEPERDEKIIFMKDIANIKESLRDKTGYSRHNGKENISLGIYPQSGSNLIKISDAVLKKLKDIKDKIPSNVDVKIIYDQSEFVKNSLGNVYSEAIQGAVLCVIILYFFMKSLYASFIINAAIPITILFSLSVMYFTGITLNTMSLGGLAVGVGMVADNANLVFENNITEMQKYPDRDRREVIYESTVSLVPAIISSTLTTIAVFLPFIFVTGTAGQLFKQLALTITFSMIASVFAAILFIPRMSMTINLAKIASVSSKEKMELFFKPYLEKVLKWPWSKMAFFFFLYVAAGLLCFYIIPKEFMPKVDERRFVLNISMHPDTPLEITNALTKRVEALISKYPELKDMSVGIGSTGDELGSAAIESLSQSQSRITVNLKDSGLSTNKIVTEIGEEIKKWDFKDLSTEFITAQGLFGSGIGASAGLTVEIKGKDLGKLRATAERIAEKMNSYPNFYGIRIRPSALVPELRFIIERDRASMFGLSTQDISSMFLAAIKGYVATKLKTKDEEFDIRVRLRPQDRDTIEKVREMTAYSPWGMTIKMKQLGQALFVESNPEIRRSEGERTYSVSANVNGTFGNGVKKLKEILNSLPHQEDVLTTIGGEMLALQESMKSSLFAIILGVIIIFMILASQFESLVQPVIVMTLVPIGLIGAVISLLVCFQSINAISMLGIIMLIGMVVSISIVLVDRYNALHQEKPEEKTEELVVHGTAAHLRPILMTTLTTILGLSPLALGIGQTAGGTSMPAMAIAVIGGLSFGLVLALFFVPYVYLKLKGSQKIS